A stretch of Labilibaculum sp. DW002 DNA encodes these proteins:
- a CDS encoding ATP-binding response regulator, which yields MKIDTALQLRQLDKIHRLAGIGYWIYNYNTNNMWWSNITYSILGYCDQSLTPTRQDIVKHIHPEDLEFFLVSLQQMHQQAMDIEFRFFKNGELRLGKITGEVYDNKNEGLIEEVLFQDITDTKVKEFEIAKAWNKALEAENLKNAFLENMSHELRTPLNSIIGFSDLLENTQNDPSVGKFANSIKTSGLQLLRIIEDLLKVSMLESRVSKPNKRKIRLNEMLLEIKEYSLDMLKEQGKENLELNFSFALEAPNDLINSDQIKIRNIFKNLIHNSIKFTETGSINCSYEIVKDTIHFSITDTGIGIPSKYESRVFKRFRQVDESGQKYYGGTGLGMYISRLEIELLGGKIWFSSEKDIGTTVSFSIPNILTSENQFENEETTTTYHWENYTVIIAEDQITNFKILEAYLQKTNINILWVKNGQEAINSCLQNPEISIVLMDINMPQINGLEATKAIKEKRPNLTIIAQTAYALNGDKENSLAAGCSDHLAKPIKKSDLLECMAKYLP from the coding sequence ATGAAAATCGACACAGCTCTTCAATTAAGACAACTTGATAAAATTCATCGTCTTGCAGGTATTGGCTATTGGATTTACAATTACAACACCAATAATATGTGGTGGTCTAACATAACCTACTCTATACTTGGTTATTGCGATCAAAGCCTCACTCCTACTCGACAAGATATTGTAAAGCACATTCACCCGGAGGACTTAGAATTCTTTTTGGTTTCATTGCAACAAATGCACCAACAAGCAATGGATATTGAATTTCGATTTTTTAAAAATGGCGAATTGAGATTGGGAAAAATAACTGGCGAGGTGTATGACAATAAAAATGAGGGCTTAATAGAAGAAGTTCTTTTCCAAGACATTACAGACACAAAAGTTAAAGAATTTGAAATTGCAAAGGCTTGGAATAAAGCATTGGAAGCTGAAAATCTTAAAAATGCATTCCTTGAAAACATGAGTCATGAACTGCGCACACCTTTAAATTCAATTATTGGATTCTCAGATCTCTTAGAAAATACACAAAATGATCCTTCTGTTGGAAAATTTGCAAACTCAATAAAAACCTCTGGCTTACAATTATTAAGAATCATTGAAGATCTTCTTAAAGTTTCGATGCTAGAAAGTAGAGTATCAAAGCCTAACAAAAGAAAGATTCGTCTGAACGAAATGCTTTTAGAGATAAAAGAATATTCATTGGATATGCTTAAAGAACAAGGAAAAGAAAATCTAGAACTCAACTTTTCTTTTGCCCTAGAAGCTCCAAATGATCTAATCAATTCCGATCAAATAAAAATCAGAAATATTTTTAAGAATCTGATTCACAATTCAATAAAATTCACAGAGACAGGAAGCATAAACTGCTCGTACGAAATTGTCAAGGACACGATACACTTTTCAATTACCGATACCGGAATTGGGATTCCTTCGAAATATGAAAGTCGAGTATTCAAACGCTTTCGTCAAGTAGATGAATCTGGTCAGAAATATTATGGAGGCACAGGTCTTGGCATGTATATTTCAAGGTTAGAAATTGAACTATTGGGTGGTAAAATATGGTTTAGTTCTGAAAAAGACATCGGAACAACAGTTAGCTTTAGCATCCCTAACATACTCACTTCTGAAAATCAATTTGAGAATGAAGAAACAACAACAACTTATCATTGGGAAAATTACACCGTTATAATTGCGGAAGATCAAATTACTAATTTTAAGATACTTGAAGCATACCTTCAAAAAACAAACATCAATATTTTATGGGTTAAAAATGGACAAGAAGCTATTAATTCATGCTTGCAAAACCCTGAAATATCCATTGTTTTAATGGACATCAATATGCCTCAAATAAACGGACTTGAAGCCACCAAGGCCATTAAAGAGAAAAGACCAAACTTAACGATCATCGCCCAAACTGCTTACGCCTTAAATGGGGATAAAGAAAACTCATTAGCAGCTGGCTGTTCAGATCATTTAGCGAAACCCATCAAGAAAAGTGATTTACTTGAATGCATGGCTAAATACCTTCCCTAA
- a CDS encoding TonB-dependent receptor codes for MIQSILRPLILFFFLLPIQVSAQQNAILKGKITNSKKEPILGAYIQIKNQKRVTTSDVNGNYTIELTANQNATITFSHVSYVTVTHEINLTNKEIKEFNPILSYKKEQLQEVRVESNQDIRKQTTEINTIHLEQVPVSGNGAVEQIIKTLPGVSSNNELSSQYSVRGGNFDENLVYINDVEIYRPNLVRSGQQEGLSIINPNLVSSVQFSSGGFDAKYGDKLSSVLDVKYKTPQHFEASAEASLLGSSAHIANSHLNNKLSYLAGIRYKTNEYLLNSLDSKGEYKPNYTDFQALINYRFSSSLSMHLWTSFSENNYNFKPETRNTSFGTINKALQLKIYFEGEEKDKYETNIQALTVKYHPNSNSLYRIIASRYETLEQENFDIMGQYYLSDLFVSQGGSNSESVENLGIGTFIDHARNKLSKEVYTLDVKADHSINNLFLQWGLGVKQEEIDDQINEWQYQDSAGYSVPISDTNVQLAYSRNANNKVSSNHINSFAQATYVFENEKGEFQFTGGLRHHYWNYNKESFLSPRASVNYIPNWERKVKFRFAAGYYQQTPSYRQMLTINGQISNHLKLQKSIHYVLGQEYYFTAWNRPFKFSSELYYKDLKAITPYDIENVRIRYYGDQKATGYATGIDLRINGEFIPGTESWASLSVMKTEENIVGDAMGFIPRPTDERVNFSMFFQDYLPSNPSYRMHLSLFYGGKLPVWSPKNGKNGSNFRMPNYRRIDLGFSKTLIDENHKSINSLFKHVKTMRISLEVFNVLDINNTVSYLWMKDVSGNQYAIPNYLTGRKLNLKLSVKF; via the coding sequence ATGATTCAATCTATTTTACGCCCTTTAATTCTATTTTTCTTTTTACTCCCAATACAAGTTTCAGCACAACAAAATGCCATCTTAAAAGGAAAAATTACCAATTCAAAAAAAGAACCAATTCTTGGGGCATATATTCAAATTAAAAACCAAAAACGCGTAACAACTAGTGATGTAAATGGTAATTACACAATTGAACTCACAGCAAACCAAAATGCAACCATTACATTTAGCCATGTAAGCTATGTGACAGTCACGCATGAAATCAATCTTACAAATAAAGAAATAAAAGAGTTTAATCCAATTTTAAGCTACAAGAAAGAACAATTACAAGAAGTAAGGGTTGAATCGAACCAAGATATTAGAAAACAGACTACAGAAATAAACACAATTCATCTAGAACAAGTTCCTGTAAGTGGAAATGGTGCCGTTGAGCAAATTATTAAAACCTTACCCGGTGTTAGTTCAAACAACGAGTTAAGCTCTCAATACTCTGTGCGTGGAGGTAATTTCGACGAAAACCTTGTTTACATTAATGATGTAGAAATTTACCGACCAAATTTAGTGCGATCGGGACAACAAGAAGGGTTAAGCATCATCAATCCTAACTTGGTTTCATCGGTACAATTTTCATCTGGAGGATTTGATGCAAAATATGGAGACAAACTATCCTCTGTACTTGATGTAAAATACAAAACACCTCAACATTTTGAAGCATCTGCGGAAGCCAGTTTATTAGGTAGTTCGGCACACATAGCCAATAGTCATTTAAATAATAAACTCTCTTATTTGGCAGGTATTCGCTACAAAACAAACGAGTATCTGCTCAACTCGCTAGATAGCAAAGGAGAATACAAACCCAATTACACCGATTTTCAAGCTTTGATAAACTACCGATTCTCATCATCGCTTAGTATGCATTTATGGACTAGTTTTAGTGAAAACAATTACAATTTTAAGCCCGAAACACGCAACACTTCTTTTGGAACCATTAATAAAGCGCTACAACTCAAAATCTATTTTGAAGGTGAAGAAAAAGACAAATACGAAACAAACATTCAAGCTTTAACTGTAAAATATCATCCCAATAGCAATTCACTTTACCGAATTATAGCCAGCAGATACGAAACCCTTGAGCAAGAAAACTTTGATATAATGGGGCAATACTATTTAAGTGATTTGTTCGTGTCCCAAGGTGGCAGTAATTCCGAAAGTGTCGAAAATCTAGGAATAGGCACCTTTATCGATCATGCAAGAAACAAACTCTCAAAAGAGGTTTATACCCTTGATGTAAAGGCAGATCATAGCATAAATAATCTATTCTTACAATGGGGATTAGGTGTAAAACAAGAAGAAATCGATGATCAGATCAACGAGTGGCAATATCAAGATTCTGCAGGCTATTCAGTTCCAATTTCTGATACAAATGTGCAACTTGCCTACTCTCGAAATGCAAATAATAAAGTAAGCAGCAATCATATCAACTCATTTGCTCAAGCAACTTATGTTTTTGAAAATGAAAAAGGAGAATTTCAATTTACAGGTGGTTTAAGACACCATTATTGGAATTACAATAAGGAGAGTTTTCTATCTCCACGCGCATCGGTAAATTACATCCCAAATTGGGAACGGAAAGTGAAGTTTAGATTCGCTGCTGGCTACTATCAGCAAACACCTTCGTACAGGCAAATGCTTACCATTAATGGACAAATTAGTAATCATTTAAAATTGCAAAAATCCATCCATTACGTTCTCGGACAAGAATATTACTTTACAGCATGGAATCGTCCGTTTAAATTCTCAAGTGAATTGTACTACAAAGATCTTAAGGCAATTACTCCTTATGATATTGAAAATGTAAGGATTCGCTATTATGGAGATCAAAAGGCTACAGGATATGCCACTGGAATCGATTTAAGAATAAATGGGGAGTTTATTCCTGGAACAGAATCTTGGGCGAGCTTATCTGTCATGAAAACAGAAGAAAATATTGTTGGTGATGCAATGGGTTTTATTCCTAGACCAACAGATGAACGGGTTAATTTCTCGATGTTTTTTCAGGATTACTTGCCTAGCAACCCATCTTACAGAATGCATTTAAGTCTATTCTATGGTGGAAAATTACCCGTTTGGAGTCCTAAAAATGGCAAGAATGGCTCAAACTTTCGAATGCCTAATTACAGAAGAATCGATTTAGGATTTTCAAAGACATTAATTGATGAAAATCACAAATCAATAAATAGCCTATTCAAGCATGTTAAAACAATGCGAATCAGCTTAGAAGTCTTTAATGTTCTCGATATAAACAATACTGTTTCATATCTGTGGATGAAAGACGTCTCTGGCAATCAATATGCAATTCCTAATTACCTTACAGGGCGAAAGCTCAACCTTAAATTGAGCGTTAAATTTTAA
- a CDS encoding BatA domain-containing protein encodes MFQFLHPEVLWALTALLLPIIIHLFNFKRYKKIFFSNLKFLSNLSTENKKRSNLKKWIILLLRLLALACIIIAFAQPYISTEINKKSSQSESFSIYIDNSFSMNAETEQGIALDVAKNKAFQLINSFPKHSKIRIYSNQLSISSPSLNKEQAITKIQEISPSPVIAKLSDKLRTINIDKKEENVRVYIFSDFQKNQSDFKDIKIDSSARITLLPLSIQRTSNLVVDSCWFEKPFHQLNQAEELFVSIKNVSNTDFAKIPIKLSINKATKSEISFDIKKNSSKILKLKYYNREVGIHNGKIELDDYPISYDNSLFFSYYINKENNILSINQDGPNKYLNKLFTGSETFKLTNKSKAYLYNENTDAYQLIILNEIDKMESGFRHVLTKYIENGGRILLIPNEKIDESVNLFLKDIEAPILKETDTSAQKLAKIELNSEIYKNVFEKLKNNARLPDIFKHYKLGSSKNQFGEKLLQTKGNAPILTKIPYGNGQLYLFTTQLNPKWTNLITHPIIIPTLINLTRNSGKSASLYHQIGYPKAIKIKSNQKNKDQLHIVNNDLKIDFIPEQAKHFEKGIVLFPKEQITIAENYLISLNDSILNSCSYNYSRLESVPEYYSENEINDLIEDHLNKISISFPNKMKLSELYNEQSNGEQYWKLFVILCIFFIISETIIVKAKL; translated from the coding sequence ATGTTCCAATTTTTACATCCTGAGGTTTTATGGGCACTAACAGCTCTACTGCTTCCAATCATTATACATCTTTTTAACTTTAAGAGATACAAAAAGATCTTTTTCAGCAACCTTAAGTTTCTTTCAAACTTAAGCACCGAAAATAAAAAACGTTCGAATTTAAAGAAATGGATCATTTTACTACTACGTCTTCTGGCCTTGGCATGTATCATTATTGCTTTCGCACAACCCTATATAAGCACAGAGATTAATAAAAAATCATCTCAATCTGAAAGCTTTAGCATTTACATTGATAATTCTTTTAGTATGAATGCTGAAACAGAACAAGGGATAGCTTTAGATGTTGCTAAAAATAAGGCTTTTCAACTAATCAATAGTTTTCCGAAACATTCTAAAATAAGAATTTACAGCAACCAATTAAGCATTAGTTCCCCTTCGCTAAACAAAGAGCAAGCAATCACAAAAATACAAGAGATAAGTCCCTCTCCTGTTATCGCCAAACTCTCCGATAAACTAAGAACAATAAACATTGATAAAAAAGAAGAAAATGTTCGTGTTTATATCTTTTCTGATTTTCAAAAAAATCAAAGTGATTTTAAAGATATTAAAATTGATTCTAGTGCAAGAATCACACTACTACCTCTTTCCATACAAAGAACCAGTAATCTTGTAGTTGATTCATGTTGGTTCGAAAAGCCTTTTCATCAATTAAACCAAGCAGAAGAGTTATTTGTTAGCATTAAAAACGTTTCAAATACTGATTTCGCTAAAATCCCAATCAAACTGAGTATCAACAAGGCTACTAAATCAGAAATAAGCTTCGACATAAAGAAAAACTCAAGCAAAATCTTAAAATTGAAGTATTACAATCGCGAAGTAGGTATTCACAACGGAAAAATTGAGTTAGATGATTATCCAATATCCTATGACAACAGTTTATTTTTCTCCTATTACATTAATAAGGAAAACAATATTCTTTCAATAAATCAAGATGGTCCCAACAAATATTTGAATAAGCTTTTTACTGGAAGTGAAACCTTTAAGCTAACAAATAAAAGTAAGGCCTACTTATATAATGAGAACACTGATGCATACCAACTTATCATTTTGAATGAAATCGATAAAATGGAAAGTGGTTTTAGACATGTGCTTACAAAATACATAGAAAATGGTGGTCGAATACTTTTAATTCCCAATGAAAAGATAGACGAAAGTGTTAACCTGTTCTTAAAAGATATTGAAGCACCAATTCTAAAAGAAACTGATACGAGTGCGCAAAAACTAGCAAAAATTGAGCTCAATTCTGAGATTTACAAAAATGTATTCGAAAAATTAAAGAATAATGCAAGGCTACCAGATATTTTCAAGCATTACAAATTAGGAAGCTCTAAGAATCAATTCGGTGAGAAATTATTACAGACAAAAGGTAATGCTCCCATACTTACAAAGATTCCTTACGGAAATGGGCAATTATATCTTTTCACAACTCAGCTAAATCCTAAGTGGACTAATCTAATTACTCATCCTATTATTATTCCAACACTAATAAACCTAACAAGAAACTCAGGTAAATCTGCATCTCTTTACCATCAAATTGGTTATCCTAAGGCTATTAAAATTAAGTCAAACCAAAAGAATAAAGATCAGTTACACATTGTTAATAATGATTTAAAAATTGATTTTATACCAGAACAAGCTAAGCACTTTGAAAAAGGAATTGTGTTATTTCCAAAAGAACAGATTACAATAGCGGAAAACTATTTAATAAGTCTTAATGATTCCATTCTTAACTCTTGTTCCTATAACTATTCAAGACTAGAATCAGTTCCCGAATACTACAGTGAAAATGAAATAAATGATTTAATTGAAGATCATTTAAACAAAATTTCAATAAGTTTTCCGAATAAAATGAAACTATCTGAGCTGTATAACGAACAAAGTAATGGAGAACAATACTGGAAACTTTTTGTAATTCTTTGTATATTCTTTATTATTTCAGAAACAATTATTGTTAAAGCTAAGCTTTAA
- a CDS encoding dipeptidase — translation MQKIHSLTLLLPIFLLFASCQSIDEKAEKIHNHAFTVDTHVDTPYHLLNKDFDIGVAHPFKKGGSRVDFPRMKEGGLDGIFFAAFTSQIERTEENILAARSKADELIDSIYSACTKNKDQAEVALSVADGYRIEKDGKRAIYIGLENGFPIGTEISEVERYYNKGVRYITLCHTSNNDICDSSTDKNGEEFNGVSTFGEQVVDEMNDLGILIDVSHISDSSFYDVLKLSKSPVIASHSCARAICDSPRNLTDDMLKALSKNGGVIQMCILDDYVKAPDTTTIGYKKELELRERYRKAGKMTEEEEQKIWDEWRQMQIDYPKDKPTVADAVDHIDHIVKLVGIDYVGIGTDFDGGGGLKDCVDVSQMMNITKELLRRDYSEEEIGKIWGGNFMRVFKRVEELASN, via the coding sequence ATGCAAAAAATTCATTCTCTTACCTTATTATTACCAATATTTTTACTGTTTGCATCTTGCCAATCAATTGATGAGAAAGCTGAGAAGATACACAATCATGCATTCACGGTTGATACACATGTAGATACTCCTTATCATCTTTTAAATAAAGATTTTGATATTGGTGTGGCACATCCTTTTAAAAAAGGAGGAAGCCGTGTTGATTTTCCAAGAATGAAAGAAGGGGGATTGGATGGAATTTTTTTCGCAGCATTTACCTCCCAAATAGAAAGAACTGAAGAGAATATTTTAGCTGCTCGTTCGAAAGCTGATGAGTTAATTGATTCAATTTATTCTGCGTGTACGAAAAATAAAGATCAAGCGGAAGTTGCACTCTCTGTTGCTGATGGATATCGTATCGAGAAAGATGGGAAAAGAGCTATTTACATTGGTTTAGAAAATGGGTTTCCGATAGGAACCGAGATTTCTGAAGTGGAGAGATATTATAATAAAGGAGTGCGTTACATTACCTTGTGTCATACTTCGAATAACGACATTTGTGATTCATCAACAGATAAAAATGGAGAAGAATTTAATGGAGTGAGTACGTTTGGAGAGCAAGTTGTTGATGAAATGAACGATTTGGGAATTTTAATTGATGTTTCGCATATCTCAGACAGTTCCTTTTATGATGTGCTAAAGCTTTCGAAATCACCGGTAATTGCATCTCACTCTTGTGCTAGAGCTATTTGTGATAGCCCTAGAAACCTTACAGATGATATGCTGAAAGCTCTTTCTAAAAATGGAGGAGTAATTCAAATGTGTATTCTTGACGATTACGTTAAAGCTCCAGATACAACAACTATTGGCTATAAAAAAGAGCTTGAATTACGAGAAAGGTATCGAAAAGCTGGTAAGATGACCGAAGAAGAGGAACAAAAGATTTGGGATGAATGGAGACAAATGCAAATTGATTACCCGAAGGATAAGCCAACAGTTGCCGATGCTGTTGATCATATCGATCATATCGTGAAATTAGTTGGGATTGATTACGTTGGAATCGGTACTGATTTTGATGGAGGAGGTGGCCTAAAAGATTGTGTTGATGTTAGCCAAATGATGAATATTACGAAAGAATTGCTTCGCAGAGATTATTCAGAAGAGGAAATTGGTAAAATCTGGGGAGGTAATTTTATGAGGGTTTTTAAAAGGGTAGAAGAGTTGGCTTCAAACTAG
- the rocD gene encoding ornithine--oxo-acid transaminase yields MSNTTISMTAKDYMEKESQFGAHNYHPLPVVLERGEGVHVWDTDGKKYYDFLSAYSAVNQGHCHPKIIGAMMEQAQKLTLTSRAFYSNNLGKYEEYVTKYFGYDKVLPMNTGAEADETAIKLVRRWGYDVKGIPENEAKIIVCDGNFHGRTVTIVSMSNDPDSYKGFGPFTPGFVSIPYNDVDALAKELKDPNVCAFLVEPIQGEAGVYVPENGFLKKASALCKENNVLFVADEVQTGIARTGKLLAVDHEGVRPDVLILGKAISGGVVPVSAVLADDDIMLVIKPGEHGSTFGGNPIACEVAMAALEVVKDEKLAENAEAMGQIFREELSAVKSDMIELVRGKGLLNAIVIKPKGGKTAWDVCMRLRDNGMLAKPTHGHIIRFAPPLTINETQLREAIEIIKKTMAEFE; encoded by the coding sequence ATGTCTAATACAACAATTTCCATGACTGCTAAAGACTACATGGAAAAAGAGTCACAATTTGGAGCTCACAACTACCATCCACTTCCAGTAGTATTAGAAAGAGGAGAAGGCGTACATGTTTGGGATACTGATGGAAAAAAATACTACGATTTCCTTTCAGCGTATTCAGCTGTTAATCAAGGGCACTGTCATCCAAAAATTATTGGAGCTATGATGGAGCAAGCACAAAAGTTAACTCTAACTTCTCGTGCATTCTATAGTAACAACTTAGGAAAATATGAGGAATACGTAACTAAGTATTTCGGATATGATAAAGTATTACCAATGAACACGGGGGCTGAAGCTGATGAAACAGCTATTAAGCTTGTTCGTCGTTGGGGGTACGATGTAAAAGGTATTCCTGAGAATGAGGCTAAGATAATTGTATGTGATGGTAACTTCCACGGACGTACGGTTACAATTGTTTCTATGTCTAACGATCCGGATTCATATAAAGGATTTGGTCCATTCACACCAGGTTTTGTTTCTATTCCTTACAACGATGTTGATGCATTGGCTAAAGAGTTGAAAGATCCTAACGTATGTGCATTCTTAGTTGAGCCTATTCAGGGTGAGGCTGGTGTTTATGTACCGGAGAATGGATTTTTAAAGAAAGCTTCAGCGCTATGTAAAGAGAATAACGTATTGTTCGTAGCTGATGAGGTTCAAACGGGGATTGCTCGTACAGGTAAGTTATTAGCTGTTGATCACGAAGGTGTTCGTCCGGACGTATTGATTCTTGGAAAAGCAATTTCAGGTGGTGTTGTACCTGTATCTGCAGTACTTGCAGATGACGATATCATGCTTGTTATTAAGCCAGGTGAGCACGGTTCTACTTTTGGTGGTAACCCAATTGCTTGTGAGGTTGCAATGGCAGCTCTTGAAGTTGTAAAAGACGAAAAACTGGCTGAGAATGCTGAGGCAATGGGACAGATTTTCCGTGAAGAATTATCAGCTGTTAAGTCTGACATGATTGAGCTGGTACGTGGTAAAGGTCTTCTTAATGCAATTGTTATTAAGCCTAAAGGTGGTAAAACAGCTTGGGATGTGTGTATGCGTCTTCGCGACAATGGTATGTTAGCTAAGCCAACTCATGGACATATCATTCGTTTTGCTCCTCCATTGACAATCAATGAAACTCAACTTCGCGAAGCGATTGAGATCATTAAGAAAACAATGGCAGAATTCGAATAA